In a single window of the Verrucomicrobiales bacterium genome:
- a CDS encoding acetate/propionate family kinase has protein sequence MLNAPLILTLNGGSSSIRFAFYGAGESLARLCHGKVEGLGLAEPRLSFAASGGEVVESLLLSAADRKAPVTFLLEWLASRPEFDRIEAIGHRVVHGMGQTQPEVVTTQLLSELHRIRLCDPQHLPREIELMELLRRRLPEVPQLACFDTAFHSGMPRVATLFPIPRRFESKGVRRYGFHGLSYAYLLEQLQHLNDPAASIGRVILAHLGSGASMAAVLNGRSVDTSMGFTPTSGLVMSTRSGDLDPGLVRFLARTEGMTMHQFDQMVNHESGLLGISETSPDIRDLLKTEAKDPRAAEAVALFCYQARKCIGSFAAALGGLDTLVFSGGIGEHQACIRTRICEGLSFLGIEVDPTLNAAGEGLISRPGARVSVRVIATDEELMIARSVWRAWGASRLRMELA, from the coding sequence GTGTTGAACGCGCCACTGATCCTTACCCTGAACGGGGGTTCCTCCAGCATTAGGTTTGCCTTCTATGGGGCAGGCGAATCGCTGGCTCGGTTATGCCATGGAAAAGTGGAAGGACTTGGGCTTGCCGAGCCCCGATTGAGCTTTGCGGCGTCTGGGGGAGAGGTGGTAGAATCCTTGCTCCTCTCCGCGGCCGACCGGAAGGCCCCGGTAACTTTCCTGCTCGAATGGCTCGCTTCGCGACCTGAGTTTGATCGCATTGAGGCAATCGGGCATCGGGTGGTGCATGGGATGGGCCAGACCCAGCCGGAAGTCGTCACGACGCAGTTGCTCTCCGAACTTCATCGAATTCGGCTGTGTGATCCTCAGCATCTTCCCCGTGAAATTGAGCTGATGGAACTTCTGCGTCGCCGTTTGCCGGAGGTCCCTCAACTTGCCTGTTTCGACACCGCGTTTCATTCAGGAATGCCGCGTGTCGCAACCCTCTTTCCCATCCCGCGGCGGTTCGAATCCAAAGGAGTCCGCCGCTATGGTTTTCACGGACTTTCCTACGCCTACCTCCTGGAGCAACTGCAGCACCTGAATGATCCGGCGGCGTCAATCGGCCGGGTAATCCTGGCACATCTGGGCAGCGGCGCGAGCATGGCGGCTGTCTTGAATGGGCGGAGCGTTGACACGAGCATGGGGTTCACGCCTACCTCAGGACTTGTGATGAGCACGCGGTCTGGTGACCTGGATCCCGGACTGGTCCGATTCCTGGCTCGCACCGAGGGGATGACGATGCACCAGTTTGATCAGATGGTGAATCATGAATCCGGGTTGCTCGGTATTTCGGAAACGAGCCCCGATATCCGCGACTTGTTAAAAACCGAGGCGAAAGATCCGCGGGCTGCGGAGGCGGTGGCCTTGTTTTGTTATCAGGCCAGGAAGTGCATTGGCTCGTTCGCAGCGGCTTTGGGTGGTCTCGACACTCTCGTGTTTTCGGGAGGAATTGGAGAGCATCAGGCCTGCATTCGGACGAGGATCTGCGAGGGACTTTCGTTCCTGGGGATCGAGGTGGATCCCACTCTGAATGCTGCGGGTGAAGGCCTGATCTCCCGCCCCGGCGCCCGGGTGAGCGTCCGGGTGATCGCTACCGACGAGGAGTTGATGATTGCGCGCTCGGTCTGGCGTGCGTGGGGAGCTTCTCGCCTGAGGATGGAACTTGCCTGA